AAACGGAACGGCACGCTGGCCGGGGTACACCCGGGCGATCTCACGGCGCACGTGCTCACCGCACTGGCGCAACGGACGGATCTGGAACCGTCGACCGTCGACGACGTGGTGTGGGGCTGCGTGAGCCAGGTCGGCGACCAGGCCGGGAGTATCGGCCGCGTCGGGGTGCTGGCCGCGGGCTGGCCCGAGTCGGTACCCGCCACCGTCGTCGACCGGCGATGCGGATCGGCACAGCAGGCCGTGCACTTCGCCGCCGCCGGGGTGATCGCCGGCCAGTACGACGTGGCGATCGCCGGCGGCGTCGAGTCGATGTCGCGTGTCCCGATGGGCTCGGCGCGCGGCGACGGCCGGCCGTATCCGGCGTCTGTACTCGACCGCTACGGCGTCGACGGGTTCAACCAGGGGATCGGCGCCGAGATGGTCGCGCGCCGATGGGGGCTCAGCCGAACGCAGGTCGACGAGTACTCGGCGCGTTCGCACGAGCGCACCGCCGCGGCCGCCGACGCCGGCGCGTTCGACGGGCAGCTCGCACCGATCGCCGGACTCTCCCGCGACGAGGGACTGCGCCGCGGCACCACTCCGGAGAAGCTGTCCGGTCTGCGGACGGTCTTCGACGACGCCGGCGTGATCACCGCGGGCAACTCCTCGCAGATCTCCGACGGCGCCGGCGCGGTGCTGGTGACCACCGGCGAGTACGCCGCGGCGCGCGGCTGGGCGCCGATCGCGCGCATCCACAGCGCGGTGCTGGCGGGCGACGATCCGGTGATGATGCTGACCGCGCCGATCGCCGCGACCGCCAAGGCGCTGACCCGGTCGGGGCTGACGATCGGCGACATCGGCGTCTTCGAGGTGAACGAGGCCTTCGCGCCGGTGCCGCTGGCGTGGCAGGCCGAGACCGGTGCGCCCGACGACGTGCTCAACCCGCTCGGCGGGGCGATCGCGGTGGGCCACCCGCTGGGTGGTTCTGGCGCGATCCTGCTGACCCGCATGCTGCATCACATGCGGGACAACGGAATCCGTTACGGCTTGCAGACGATGTGCGAGGCCGGCGGCATGGCGAACGCGACGATTGTGGAGTTGATCTGATGAGTACCGGCACCGAGAACCACGCACCCCTGATCGTCGAGCGGACCGGTGACGTGGTCACCTGGACGCTGAACCAGCCGGCCACCCTCAACGCGATCTCCGACGACGACGTGATCGATGCGCTCGTCGGCGCCGTCGCCGACGTGAACCGTGACCAGAGCGTGCGCGTGGTGATCCTGACCGGGGCCGGCCGGGCGTTCTCGGCGGGCGGCAACGTGAAAGACATGGCATCCCGGGAGGGCCTGTTCGGCGGTGCGTCGCACACCCAGCGCGTCGGCTACCGAGAGGGGATCCAGCGGATTCCGCGAGCGATGTACACCCTCGAAGTGCCGGTGATCGCGGCGGTGAACGGCGCGGCCATCGGCGCCGGCTGCGATCTGGCGCTGATGTGCGACCTGCGGATCGCCTCGACCGGCGCCTTCTTCGCGGAGAGCTTCGTGAAGGTCGGCCTGATTCCCGGCGACGGCGGCGCGTGGTTCCTGCCGCGCATCGTGGGTCCGGCGCGGGCGGCGGAGATGGCCCTGACCGGCGACCGCATCGACGCGGCGACCGCGCTGGAATGGGGGATGGTCTCGGAGGTGACCGAGCCGGAGCGACTGCTCGACGCTGCCCGGGCACTCGCCGATCGGGTGGCGGTGAACCCGCCCGTCGCCGTCCGGATGACCAAGAAGCTGCTGCGCGAGTCGTCGCGGCAGAGCCTGGACCAGTTGCTCGAGTTGTCGGCGGCGATGCAGGGGATCGCGCACCACACCGAGGACCACCACGAGGCGGTGGCGGCGCTGCTGGAGAAGCGCGACGGGTCGTACCGGGGGCGCTGAACCGATGCGCGTGACCGTCGTCGGGGCCGGGATCGCCGGGCTCACCGCGGCCGCCGGCCTGCAACGGGCCGGGCACGACGTCGTCGTGCTGGAGGAGCGCGGCGACACGTCGCCCGGCGCGGGGATCACGGTGTGGCCCAACGCTCTCGCCGCGCTCGACGAGATCGGGCTCGGCGATGCGGTGCGCGCGGCCGGTGGCCGTGTCGCGGGTGGCGCCATGCGGCTGCGCGACGGCACCTGGTTGCGGCGGCCCGAGCCGGAGCGGATGACCCGGGCGCTCGGCGAACCGCTCGCGGTGATCGAGCGGGCCGCGCTGCGCGATGTGCTGACCGGTGCTCTCACACCGGGGACGGTCCGGTTCGGTGCACGGGTGGCTGGGGTGGACGCCGGTACCGCCGGTGTTCGTCTCGACGACGGAGAAGAGATCCACGCGGACCTGCTGATCGGGGCGGACGGTGTGGGTTCGGTGGTGGCCCGCGCACTCAGCGGGCCGTTCGGGGCGCGGTACGCCGGTTACGTCGCCTACCGCGGTATCGCCGATCTGCCGCTCGGTGATCACCTTGCCGGGCAGACCCTCGGCGACGGCCTGGAGACGGGGCACCTGCCGATCGGCGGGGGTCGTACGTACTGGTTCCTCAGCCGTCCCGGGCCGCCCGGCGGCAGCGTGGACGGGATCGCTGCGGCCGAAGCGGCGGAGGTGACCGAACTTCTGCGGTCGTGGCCTGATCCGCTGCCGCGGCTGGTCGGCGCGACCCCGCCGGGAGAGATCCTGCGGGGCGACATCCGCGACCGGAAGGTCGCCGGCGTGTGGCGGTCGGGCGCCACGGTGCTGATCGGCGACGCGGCGCACCCGATGCGCCCGCACCTCGGCCAGGGCGGTTGCCAGGGGATCGAGGGCGCCGTGACGCTGTCCATCCTGGTGGATCGGAGCGATTCTCCGGCCGCCGCGGGCGCGGAGTTCGTCCGGGCACGACGGCGCCGCGTGCGACGTGTGGTCCGGGAGTCGTCCCTGATCGGCCGTGCGCTGAACGTCCGCGCTCCCGCGCTGGTCACCGCGGGTCTGCGCGCGAGTCGGCTGGTGCCGGAGGGCGTGTTCCTGGCGCACCTGCGGGACGTCGCCGGTCGTGCGGCGTGGGAACGGGCGCGCCCGGCTGGGTGAGCCGCCGGTGGACGCCGACAGAGTGCCCCCGGCAGGACTCGAACCTGCGACCTCGGGATTAGAAGGCCCTTGCTCTATCCATCTGAGCTACGGAGGCGGTGGGGTCTGGTTGCGACCCGGCGCGTGCGAGTATATCCGGCGCGGAGCCGCCGGTGACGCCCAGGTCACACCGCCCGGGCGGGGCCGCCGCGGCGGACGGACCTACAGTGGAACTCATGAGTACGACGACCGCGCGCACCACCACCCGGGAGGCCGACCGGGACAGTATGCGCGACCCGTCGAACGTCCGCCGCCTGCTGGTCTCGCTGATGATGGTGGCCGGGGTGATCGCGGCCGCGGTGGTGACGGCCGCGAGCGTCGCGACCGCGCAGAAGCTGCTCGGGGTGCCCGATCCGGGCTGGCTCACCACCTACGGCGTGCGCGTGGTGACGGTCATCGGACAGCTGTTCGCGGCCATCGGTTTCGGCGGCGCCGTGTTCGCCGCGTTCTTCGTTCCGCCGCAGGCGAGCGGCGAACTCGACGTCGGCGGGTACCGGGCGATGCGCTGGTCCTCTGTCGCGTTCGCCTGCTGGAGCATGGCCGCCCTCGCCATGATCCCGCTGTCGGCGTCGAACGCCAGCGGTATTCCGCTGGGAAAGACGACGCGGGGCTGCCTCACGACCATCGGTAACGGTGGACTGCTCGGGCAGTGCGGCATCGTCGCCGACACGCGCTACTGGCTGTGGACGGCGATCTTCGCGATCTGCGCCGCCGCGCTCGCCCGGGCGGCGCTGCGGTGGGGCTGGACGGTCCTCGTCATCGGGCTCGGCTTCCTGTCCCTGATGCCGTCGGCGCTGCTCGGGCACTCCTCGGCCGGCGGCAACCACGACCTCGGCACCAACAGCCTGATCCTGCACATCGTGGCCGCCGCGCTCTGGACCGGCGGCCTCGTGGTGGTGCTCGCGTATTGCTTCGCGGGCGGCCGCTGGCGCATGCTCGCGGTCCGTCGCTACTCGCGCGTCGCGTTCTGGTGCTTCCTCGTGGTGGCGGCGAGCGGAGTGATCAACGCGCTCGTCCGGATGAGCGTCGCGCAGTTGTTCACCACCACCTACGGACTCGTCGTGGTCGCCAAGTTCGTGGCGCTGCTGATCGCCGGGGGAATGGGTGCGGTGCACCGCAGCCGGACCATCACCGCGCTGGAAGCCACCGACCAGCCGCGGACGTCGTTGTTCGTCCGGCTGGCCGCGGTCGAGACGGTGGTCTTCGCGATCGCCTTCGGGCTGGCCGCCGGACTGTCGCAGACCCCGCCGCCCGTGCTGGTGAGCGCGGACATCAGCCCGACGGAACTGAAGATCGGCTACAAGCTCGATGGTCCCTTCTCGCTGGAGAAGCTCGCCTTCGACTGGCGTTTCGACCTGATCTTCGGGACCTTCGCGATCGTCGCCGCGCTGGTGTATCTCGGCGGCGTGTGGCGGCTGCGCAAGCGTGGCGACGCCTGGCCCATCGGCCGCACCATCGCGTGGCTGCTGGGGTGCGCCGCGCTGCTGATCGCGACGTCGTCGGGCATGGGCAAGTACGCGCCGGCGATGTTCAGCGTTCACATGATGAGCCACATGATGCTCTCGATGCTCGTCCCGGTGCTGATGGTGCTCGGCGCGCCGGTGACACTCGCGCTGCGGGCCATTCCGCCGGCCGGCCGCGGACAGCCCCCGGGCCCGCGCGAATGGATCCTGTCCGGAATCCACAGCAAGTACTCGCGGTTCATCACCCACCCGGCGATCGCCGTCACCGTCTTCGTGGGCAGCTTCTACGTGCTCTACCTGGGCGGCGTGTTCCAGGCCATCGTCGACAACCATTCGGCGCACCTGCTGATGAATCTGCACTTCCTGATCAGCGGCTATCTCTTCTATTGGCTGGTGATCGGCATCGATCCGGCTCCGCGCCAGATCTCGCCGCCGGCGAAATTCGGTGTGGTCGTGGGATCGTTGCCCTTCCACGCGTTCTTCGGCGTGGCGCTGATGATGACCTCCGCGGTGATCGCCGAGAGCTGGTACAAGAGCCTGGAACTGCCCTGGCACTACGACCTGTTCGGAGACCAGCAGGTCGGCGGCGGCATCGCCTGGGCCACTGGCGAATTCCCGCTCATGCTCGTGATGATCGCGCTGCTGATCCAGTGGCAGCGTTCGGACACGCGGCAAGCCAGACGTTTCGACCGCCGCGAGGACCGGAACGACGACGCCGAGCTGGAGAGCTACAACGCCATGCTGGCGCAGATGAACACGGTCGGCCGGGCCGCAGAGGAGCCGGCGGATCGGGCCGTCGACGACGCCGCCGCGCCCGTCGACGCCGGGCGCGACTAGCGCTTCTCGGCACACCGCGCGGCGTCTTTCAAGACCGTTTCGCGATCTGTGGATGAATCGGCGTGCTTGGCGCGGTTGTCCACAGGGCACCGATCGAGGTCTTCCGGCGGGCAGCCGTCATCGGTGATGGTCAGTGGGTACACGCACTATCGTCGAAGGAGCCGGAGATGTACGAGACCTACACCACGATCACCGGGCGCGTGGTCAGCGACCCGCGCCGCTACCAGACCAGTCACAACGGGGAGGTCGTCTCGTTTCGGGTGGCCTGCTTCTCGCGCCGGCTCGACCGGGAGACGGGGCAATGGTCGGACGGCGCGGCGCTCTACCTGACCGTCGTCTGCTGGCGCCGGCTGGCCGCGTCGGTCGCCGACGTGGTGCGGCGCGGTTCGCAGATCATCGCCCACGGCCAGCTGCGCACCAACGAGTACGTGGGCTCCGACGGCGTCAAGCGCTCGGATCTGGAGATGGTCGCTGTCGCCCTGGGGCTCGACCTGGGGCACCACCAGCCCGACGATCGGGGTCCGCTCTCGAGCGCGGACGCGCAGTCGGCCCCGGCCGACGAACGCGCGGGGGAGAAGCCGCTGGTCTCGGTGATGCCGACCGGGCCCGAACCGGCGGCGGACTCCGCCGTCGCCGGCGCGTCGTGGCCGTGAGCGGTCTGCGCCGGTGTCAGGAGAAGATGCGCGCGGAGATCTCGGCGAATTCGCTGTCGGTCAGGACGCCGGCCGACCGCAGCGAGGTCAGCGCGACCATCAGGTCGCGCGGACCGCCGCCGGGCGCCGTGGCGGGTGCCGACGGAGGCATGGGCGCGGCCGGTGGCGCGGGCGCGGCCGGTGTCGCGGGGACACCGGCGGCCGCGGCGTCTTGCGCGGCCCAGCGGGTCTGCTGACGGCGCTGAACGCGTCCGTGCACCGAACTCGCGACGGCGACCTTGGCGGCGGTCTTCAGCAGTCCCATCGTCAGTTCTCCTCGATGCGGTCCAGCGTGTCGACAAGATCGGCGACCTCGATCGGTCCCTCGGACAGGATCGATCCGGACTCGCCGGTCCAGGTGGCGATGACGTCGATCAGGGTGCGGTCCTCCCAGACCACGATCACCGCGACGCTGTCGTTCGCCATGGTGGCGCCGACCGCGGCGATGTCGTCACCGTCGATCAGTTCCGAGGCGGATGCGGCGAAGGCCGGTGCTCCGACGTCGGCCGCCCGCACCCAGGACACGACGCCCACGTCGTCCTTCCGGACGAACTCGAGGTCGAGGATGTCGATGCGGCCCGACTCGTCGAGTGCGCGAAGCGCGTCGAGCCCACGGGTGGGGACGGTGGCGCCGGGGAAACCGGCGACGAGATGGCTGACGGGGCCGAGGTCGGCGTCGAAGATCATGCGGTCACGTCGCTTCGGTCGTCGTGCCGGGTGCTACGCGGCGGCGGGCAGCGGGTGCCAGCGCGTGTAGGCGCTGCGCGCGTGGACCAGCATGGTCTGGCTGTGGTATTCCACCTGGTGCGCGACGGCGGTGCGGGTCCAGGCCATCAGGCGCGCGGAGAAGAGGCTCGCGCG
The nucleotide sequence above comes from Gordonia sp. PP30. Encoded proteins:
- a CDS encoding acetyl-CoA C-acyltransferase, translated to MRDAVIVDAVRTPIGKRNGTLAGVHPGDLTAHVLTALAQRTDLEPSTVDDVVWGCVSQVGDQAGSIGRVGVLAAGWPESVPATVVDRRCGSAQQAVHFAAAGVIAGQYDVAIAGGVESMSRVPMGSARGDGRPYPASVLDRYGVDGFNQGIGAEMVARRWGLSRTQVDEYSARSHERTAAAADAGAFDGQLAPIAGLSRDEGLRRGTTPEKLSGLRTVFDDAGVITAGNSSQISDGAGAVLVTTGEYAAARGWAPIARIHSAVLAGDDPVMMLTAPIAATAKALTRSGLTIGDIGVFEVNEAFAPVPLAWQAETGAPDDVLNPLGGAIAVGHPLGGSGAILLTRMLHHMRDNGIRYGLQTMCEAGGMANATIVELI
- a CDS encoding crotonase/enoyl-CoA hydratase family protein, producing the protein MSTGTENHAPLIVERTGDVVTWTLNQPATLNAISDDDVIDALVGAVADVNRDQSVRVVILTGAGRAFSAGGNVKDMASREGLFGGASHTQRVGYREGIQRIPRAMYTLEVPVIAAVNGAAIGAGCDLALMCDLRIASTGAFFAESFVKVGLIPGDGGAWFLPRIVGPARAAEMALTGDRIDAATALEWGMVSEVTEPERLLDAARALADRVAVNPPVAVRMTKKLLRESSRQSLDQLLELSAAMQGIAHHTEDHHEAVAALLEKRDGSYRGR
- a CDS encoding FAD-dependent monooxygenase, with protein sequence MRVTVVGAGIAGLTAAAGLQRAGHDVVVLEERGDTSPGAGITVWPNALAALDEIGLGDAVRAAGGRVAGGAMRLRDGTWLRRPEPERMTRALGEPLAVIERAALRDVLTGALTPGTVRFGARVAGVDAGTAGVRLDDGEEIHADLLIGADGVGSVVARALSGPFGARYAGYVAYRGIADLPLGDHLAGQTLGDGLETGHLPIGGGRTYWFLSRPGPPGGSVDGIAAAEAAEVTELLRSWPDPLPRLVGATPPGEILRGDIRDRKVAGVWRSGATVLIGDAAHPMRPHLGQGGCQGIEGAVTLSILVDRSDSPAAAGAEFVRARRRRVRRVVRESSLIGRALNVRAPALVTAGLRASRLVPEGVFLAHLRDVAGRAAWERARPAG
- a CDS encoding cytochrome c oxidase assembly protein, which gives rise to MSTTTARTTTREADRDSMRDPSNVRRLLVSLMMVAGVIAAAVVTAASVATAQKLLGVPDPGWLTTYGVRVVTVIGQLFAAIGFGGAVFAAFFVPPQASGELDVGGYRAMRWSSVAFACWSMAALAMIPLSASNASGIPLGKTTRGCLTTIGNGGLLGQCGIVADTRYWLWTAIFAICAAALARAALRWGWTVLVIGLGFLSLMPSALLGHSSAGGNHDLGTNSLILHIVAAALWTGGLVVVLAYCFAGGRWRMLAVRRYSRVAFWCFLVVAASGVINALVRMSVAQLFTTTYGLVVVAKFVALLIAGGMGAVHRSRTITALEATDQPRTSLFVRLAAVETVVFAIAFGLAAGLSQTPPPVLVSADISPTELKIGYKLDGPFSLEKLAFDWRFDLIFGTFAIVAALVYLGGVWRLRKRGDAWPIGRTIAWLLGCAALLIATSSGMGKYAPAMFSVHMMSHMMLSMLVPVLMVLGAPVTLALRAIPPAGRGQPPGPREWILSGIHSKYSRFITHPAIAVTVFVGSFYVLYLGGVFQAIVDNHSAHLLMNLHFLISGYLFYWLVIGIDPAPRQISPPAKFGVVVGSLPFHAFFGVALMMTSAVIAESWYKSLELPWHYDLFGDQQVGGGIAWATGEFPLMLVMIALLIQWQRSDTRQARRFDRREDRNDDAELESYNAMLAQMNTVGRAAEEPADRAVDDAAAPVDAGRD
- a CDS encoding single-stranded DNA-binding protein gives rise to the protein MYETYTTITGRVVSDPRRYQTSHNGEVVSFRVACFSRRLDRETGQWSDGAALYLTVVCWRRLAASVADVVRRGSQIIAHGQLRTNEYVGSDGVKRSDLEMVAVALGLDLGHHQPDDRGPLSSADAQSAPADERAGEKPLVSVMPTGPEPAADSAVAGASWP
- a CDS encoding DUF6325 family protein → MIFDADLGPVSHLVAGFPGATVPTRGLDALRALDESGRIDILDLEFVRKDDVGVVSWVRAADVGAPAFAASASELIDGDDIAAVGATMANDSVAVIVVWEDRTLIDVIATWTGESGSILSEGPIEVADLVDTLDRIEEN